The Deinococcus hopiensis KR-140 sequence TCGCCCCACCAGCCCTCGGGCTTGAGGTCATGCACGTCGCCGTCGGTCAGCTTGCGGTCCGGATCGTAGGCCATGCGGGGGTCATAGGGGTGGTAACTCATGCGGCCCATGCTACGGGACAAGCGCCTGGGCAAAGGGGAGGGTGGGACGGGGTGCAGCCGGGGATGTGAGGAGGATGACGGGGCCCGGGCTTGTCTCCTCACGGAGGTGGTCTTTAAGGTGAGGTGCGATGAAAAGGCTCCCCCTTCTGCTTGCTCCGGCCCTGCTTCTCGCCGCATGTAACGGTGATCCTGCTCCTGGCACGGGGGGAACCACGCCCGGAACCGGAGGTGACACCACCCCACCCACCGTCAGCTTGCAGGCCGCGCCGCAGGGCCTCACTGCCACGGGCAGCGTCACGCTGCAGGCCACTGTTGCCGACAACGTGGCGGTGTCGGGCGTCACCTTCTACCGAGGCAGCCTCAAGCTGGGCGAGGACTCCACCGCTCCCTACGGGTGGACCGACACAGTGGGAGCCGGAGAAAACGGCACCGTGACCTACCGCGCTGTGGCCCGCGACACAGCGGGCAACCAGGCCGAGGCGCAGGCGAGCGTCGCGGTGAATGTGGTTGTTTCGCAGCCAGCCGGTGTTCCGGTGAGCGGAGGGGTGCTGGAGGGTGATCTCAACGCCCAGACCCTCACCCTCGACACGCGGGCCTGGACAGGCGGCGCAGGGAATGTGGTGGCGGTGCTGGGCACCGTGGGTGGTCAGACCACTTCCGAACTCCTGCGGACGGCGCTGGGCGCAGACGGAAGCTTCAGCCTCACGCTGCCTCCCGCGCCGCCCACGGACCGGCTGACGCAGGCGTTTGGCGGAAACGCGGTGCTGCTGCCCGGGTGCAGCGGTCCCCTTACCGTCAGTGACCCGGCGGCCCGGAGCGCCACCCTCAGCCTCCAGGTCAGCGCCACCAAGTCGGGGACCATTCAGCCGCTGACCGTCAGCGTGAGCCGCAACGACCTCGGCGTGCCCGTGGGCCTGACGGCGGTGTCGGGCTCCTACGTGTACGTGGACCGCCCTGTGAACGTGACCGGCACCCAGAACTGTACAAACGCCGGGGGGCTTACCAGCGTAAATGTGAACTGGACGCTTGCCAGCGGCTGGAACAAGGTCAGCGCCACGTTGGCGGGCACCATTGCGGGCACTGGGCTCACGGGTACAGCCTCCCTGCGCAGTGGCAGCTTCCCGAACAACTGGGTGTATTCAACAGCTCCGGCAGTGCTGTCACCCTGAGCCTCCAGCCCTTCTCGCGCTGAGCGTGTCCCCAACTTCAGCCCGCCCCATC is a genomic window containing:
- a CDS encoding Ig-like domain-containing protein gives rise to the protein MKRLPLLLAPALLLAACNGDPAPGTGGTTPGTGGDTTPPTVSLQAAPQGLTATGSVTLQATVADNVAVSGVTFYRGSLKLGEDSTAPYGWTDTVGAGENGTVTYRAVARDTAGNQAEAQASVAVNVVVSQPAGVPVSGGVLEGDLNAQTLTLDTRAWTGGAGNVVAVLGTVGGQTTSELLRTALGADGSFSLTLPPAPPTDRLTQAFGGNAVLLPGCSGPLTVSDPAARSATLSLQVSATKSGTIQPLTVSVSRNDLGVPVGLTAVSGSYVYVDRPVNVTGTQNCTNAGGLTSVNVNWTLASGWNKVSATLAGTIAGTGLTGTASLRSGSFPNNWVYSTAPAVLSP